In Dromiciops gliroides isolate mDroGli1 chromosome 4, mDroGli1.pri, whole genome shotgun sequence, one DNA window encodes the following:
- the WNK4 gene encoding serine/threonine-protein kinase WNK4 isoform X2 codes for MLAPPAPEPPVPMSQTEADLALRSPQPPAPAGVPRLGPAPRRMRRFSGKGELRPRSTRFSRRSSVDLGLLSTWSEPAPPLPDPPGPPDLSRPGSPKSLQSSSREQAEGAPSGGPAGKPGDLGRPELSGSGGGLGFGEMLQSPGGMAPERLREQEEKEDTETQAVATSPDGRYLKFDIEIGRGSFKTVYRGLDTDTTVEVAWCELQTRKLSRAERQRFSEEVEMLKGLQHPNIVRFYDSWKSVLKGQVCIVLVTELMTSGTLKTYLRRFREMKPRVLQRWSRQILRGLHFLHSRDPPILHRDLKCDNVFITGPTGSVKIGDLGLATLKRTSFAKSVIGTPEFMAPEMYEEKYDEAVDVYAFGMCMLEMATSEYPYSECQNAAQIYRKVTSGTKPNSFHKVKVPEVKEIIEGCIRTDKNERFTIQDLLAHAFFREERGVHVELAEEDDGEKQGLKLWLRMEDARRAGRPRDNQAIEFLFQLGRDAAEEVAQEMVALGLVCEADYQPVARAVRERVAAIQRKREKLRRARETESLPPPPGPPPVVAPTAPGPEAPFPPEPEEPEADQHQPFLFRHASYSSTTSDCETDGYVSSSGFIETSESVPQPPGSVPSSPADPQLCLPSAFALSIPRSGPASDFSPGDSYTSDAASGLSDVGEGPGRIRRPSGRSPKRRPRSRLRVTSVSDQNDRVVECQLQTHNSKMVTFRFDLDGDSPEEIAAAMVYNEFILPSEQNGFLGRIREIIQRVETLLRREGGPVGATGDAPTPQEESMIPALPGPLSLPVSETNSTSLEQRNWTSFPSSPLSPGTPLSPGYPLSPGTPFTPGPSFPITTPHLPITSSPYPFTSSQFPSSPSQFPITSSQFPSLSPFPLSSPSPFPPSLSPFPIPSSQFPPSPSSFPSTSPPSFSPNSSQIPIISSQFPQSTSFLPSSPPPFPPSCSQFTLSTSNFPSSPSPLPPPPSTPLLSLAGAFSLAVMTVAQSLLTPQPDLLPRPPSPPAPPPSPPAPPVPCVVESPPPPKAEEQSEATPSSQSLLVETRLSPITEEGKPQLVGRFQVTSPKEPTEPLLQQPTASPPGSPEPSNPLLVPESSDTEDSAGGGPETGEALAESDRVAEGLETGAEGEDGEEEREPWRGTSPTPPSQPSQVWLHYTYSGSLCLSSGDSESSGEDEEIWAELQNLRQKHLSEVETLQMMQKKEIEELYSRLGKQPPPGIVAPATMLSSRQRRISKGSFPASRRNSLQRAEPPLPGKAPQHLFLQQDSLPQFLPGPGRHKPFISSLLVPWSPSLSIHPFSRHYEKELFKWQQHWLSRTTTKQGGDIRWGFWQDGEGEPGTEGRREADAGETSTPRFFLSPKSAQSFLFSL; via the exons atgcTGGCCCCCCCTGCTCCGGAACCCCCCGTTCCTATGTCTCAGACCGAGGCGGACCTGGCGCTGAGGTCCCCGCAGCCTCCTGCTCCTGCCGGGGTCCCCCGCCTCGGCCCCGCACCCCGGCGGATGCGTCGCTTCTCCGGAAAAGGGGAGCTCCGACCACGCTCCACACGTTTCAGCCGCCGCAGTTCGGTGGACCTGGGGCTCCTGAGCACTTGGTCTGAGCCCGCCCCGCCCCTCCCTGATCCCCCGGGCCCTCCGGATTTAAGCCGCCCGGGCTCCCCCAAGTCTTTACAGTCTAGCTCCAGGGAGCAGGCGGAGGGCGCACCGAGCGGGGGTCCTGCAGGGAAGCCGGGAGATCTAGGGCGTCCGGAACTCTCAGGGTCGGGGGGAGGCCTGGGTTTCGGGGAGATGCTGCAGAGCCCCGGTGGGATGGCGCCTGAGAGGCTACGAgagcaggaggagaaggaagatacGGAGACGCAGGCTGTGGCCACGTCCCCGGACGGTCGCTATCTTAAGTTCGACATCGAGATCGGACGTGGCTCCTTTAAGACTGTCTACAGGGGTTTGGACACGGATACTACGGTGGAGGTCGCTTGGTGTGAACTGCAG acTCGAAAACTGTCCCGGGCAGAGAGGCAGCGTTTCTCTGAAGAGGTGGAGATGCTGAAAGGGCTACAGCACCCGAATATCGTCCGCTTCTACGACTCGTGGAAATCTGTGCTGAAGGGCCAAGTCTGCATCGTGCTAGTCACAGAACTTATGACTTCGGGCACGCTCAAGAC ATACCTGAGGCGATTCCGTGAAATGAAGCCTCGGGTCCTTCAGCGCTGGAGCCGACAGATCCTGCGTGGGCTGCACTTCCTGCACTCTCGGGATCCCCCTATCTTGCACAGAGACCTCAAGTGTGACAATGTCTTTATTACGGGTCCCACTGGCTCAGTCAAGATCGGGGACCTTGGTCTGGCCACGTTGAAGCGCACCTCTTTTGCCAAGAGCGTCATCG GGACCCCGGAATTCATGGCACCTGAGATGTACGAGGAGAAATACGATGAGGCAGTGGATGTGTATGCATTTGGCATGTGCATGTTGGAGATGGCCACTTCTGAATACCCCTATTCTGAGTGCCAGAATGCTGCCCAAATCTATCGCAAGGTCACTTCG GGCACCAAGCCTAATAGCTTTCACAAAGTGAAGGTACCAGAGGTGAAGGAGATAATTGAAGGCTGTATCCGCACCGATAAGAATGAGAG GTTCACCATCCAAGATCTCCTGGCCCACGCCTTCTTTCGAGAAGAGCGGGGTGTGCATGTGGAACTGGCAGAGGAGGATGATGGGGAAAAGCAGGGCCTGAAGCTGTGGTTGCGAATGGAAGATGCCAGGAGGGCTGGCCGTCCTCGAGACAACCAGGCCATTGAGTTTCTATTCCAGCTAGGAAGGGATGCGGCTGAGGAGGTGGCCCAAGAAATG GTGGCCCTGGGACTAGTCTGTGAAGCCGATTACCAGCCCGTAGCTAGAGCTGTTAGAGAAAGGGTTGCTGCCATCCAACGAAAAAGGGAGAAGCTTCGGAGAGCTCGGGAAACAGAGTCACTCCCACCACCCCCAGGACCACCTCCAGTAGTTGCCCCAACAGCTCCTGGTCCCGAAGCTCCCTTCCCCCCTGAACCTGAGGAACCAGAGGCAGATCAGCACCAGCCATTCCTTTTCCGTCATGCCAGTTACTCCTCTACCACTT CGGATTGTGAAACTGATGGCTATGTCAGCTCCTCTGGTTTCATTGAAACTTCAGAGTCAGTGCCCCAGCCCCCTGGAAGTGTACCATCCAGCCCTGCTGATCCCCAGCTCTGTCTGCCTTCG GCCTTTGCTTTGTCCATTCCTCGATCTGGTCCAGCCAGTGACTTTTCTCCTGGGGATAG tTATACTTCAGATGCGGCATCAGGACTCAGTGATGTAGGAGAAGGGCCAGGAAGAATAAGGAGACCTTCTGGAAGGAGTCCAAAGCGCAGACCCCGATCCCGTCTACGTGTTACCAGT GTATCGGACCAGAATGATCGAGTCGTTGAGTGTCAGTTGCAAACACACAACAGCAAGATGGTGACCTTCCGATTCGACTTGGATGGAGACAGTCCTGAGGAGATTGCTGCAGCCAtg GTATATAATGAGTTCATTCTGCCATCTGAGCAGAATGGATTTCTTGGCCGGATTCGGGAAATTATTCAGCGTGTGGAGACGTTgctaaggagagaagggggtccTGTGGGGGCCACTGGAGATGCCCCAACTCCCCAG GAGGAGTCTATGATACCAGCTCTCCCTGGCCCCCTCTCACTCCCAGTCAGTG AGACCAACAGTACCTCTCTAGAACAGAGAAACTGgacatccttcccttcctctcctctgtctcctggAACCCCCTTGTCACCAGGGTACCCCCTATCTCCTGGGACCCCCTTTACTCCAGGTCCTTCCTTTCCCATCACAACCCCCCATTTACCTATCACATCTTCCCCATACCCCTTCACttcctctcagtttccttccagTCCCTCCCAGTTCCCCATCACATCTTCCCAGTtccccagtctctctcctttccctcttagTTCTCCATCCCCATTTCCCCCTagcctctccccattccccatcCCATCCTCCCAGTTTCCCCCAagcccctcttcctttccctccacttCTCCACCCTCATTCTCCCCTAATTCCTCCCAAATTCCCATCATATCCTCCCAGTTCCCCCAAAGTACTTCATTTCTGCCCAGTTCTCCACCTCCATTCCCGCCTAGTTGCTCCCAATTCACACTCAGTACTTCTAACTTTCCTTCAAGTCcatctcctcttcccccacccccttcaactCCGCTCCTTTCTCTGGCTGGTGCCTTTTCTTTGGCTGTGATGACTGTGGCTCAGTCCCTGCTAACACCCCAACCTGACCTCCTTCCCCGACCTCCAAGCCCCCCAGCCCCTCCACCAAGTCCCCCAGCTCCCCCTGTACCCTGTGTCGTGGAGAGTCCTCCACCACCCAAAGCTGAGGAGCAAAGTGAG GCCACCCCCAGTTCTCAGTCGCTCCTGGTTGAAACCAGGCTGTCACCCATCACAGAAG AAGGGAAGCCACAGCTTGTTGGGCGTTTCCAAGTGACTTCACCAAAGGAACCAACTGAACCCCTTCTCCAACAGCCAACAGCTTCACCTCCGGGTTCCCCAGAACCTTCCAACCCCCTGCTGGTCCCTGAGAGTTCAGACACAGAGGACAGTGCTGGAGGAGGACCAGAGACTGGGGAGGCTCTGGCTGAGAGCGATCGGGTGGCAGAGGGTCTGGAGACTGGAGCTGAgggggaggatggggaagaggagagggagccgtggaggggcaccagccccacTCCTCCAAGCCAGCCCAGCCAGGTGTGGTTGCACTACACATACAGCGGCAGCCTGTGTCTGAGCAGCGGGGACTCAGAGAGCAGCGGGGAGGATGAAGAGATCTGGGCGGAACTGCAGAATCTTCGTCAGAA ACACCTGTCTGAGGTGGAGACGTTGCAGATGATGCAGAAGAAAGAGATTGAGGAACTCTACAGCAGGCTAGGGAAGCAGCCCCCACCAGGCATAGTGGCTCCTGCTACCATGCTCTCCAGCCGTCAGCGCCGCATCTCCAAGGGCAGCTTCCCTGCCTCTCGTAGAAACAGCCTGCAGCGAGCAGAGCCCCCACTCCCTGGTAAGGCACCCCAGCACCTATTTCTTCAACAAGACTCTCTTCCCCAGTTTCTTCCAGGCCCTGGGAGGCACAAGCCCTTCATCTCCTCTCTCCTAGTTCCCTGGTCCCCTTCACTCAGTATCCATCCTTTCTCCAGGCATTATGAGAAGGAACTCTTTAAGTGGCAGCAGCACTGGCTCTCAAGAACAACGACCAAGCAAGGGGGTGACATTCGCTGGGGATTTTGGCAGGATGGTGAGGGGGAGCCAGGGACTGAGGGCAGAAGGGAGGCAGATGCTGGGGAAACTTCTACCCCaagatttttcctttctcccaagtCGGCtcagtcctttcttttttccctttag
- the WNK4 gene encoding serine/threonine-protein kinase WNK4 isoform X4: protein MLAPPAPEPPVPMSQTEADLALRSPQPPAPAGVPRLGPAPRRMRRFSGKGELRPRSTRFSRRSSVDLGLLSTWSEPAPPLPDPPGPPDLSRPGSPKSLQSSSREQAEGAPSGGPAGKPGDLGRPELSGSGGGLGFGEMLQSPGGMAPERLREQEEKEDTETQAVATSPDGRYLKFDIEIGRGSFKTVYRGLDTDTTVEVAWCELQTRKLSRAERQRFSEEVEMLKGLQHPNIVRFYDSWKSVLKGQVCIVLVTELMTSGTLKTYLRRFREMKPRVLQRWSRQILRGLHFLHSRDPPILHRDLKCDNVFITGPTGSVKIGDLGLATLKRTSFAKSVIGTPEFMAPEMYEEKYDEAVDVYAFGMCMLEMATSEYPYSECQNAAQIYRKVTSGTKPNSFHKVKVPEVKEIIEGCIRTDKNERFTIQDLLAHAFFREERGVHVELAEEDDGEKQGLKLWLRMEDARRAGRPRDNQAIEFLFQLGRDAAEEVAQEMVALGLVCEADYQPVARAVRERVAAIQRKREKLRRARETESLPPPPGPPPVVAPTAPGPEAPFPPEPEEPEADQHQPFLFRHASYSSTTSDCETDGYVSSSGFIETSESVPQPPGSVPSSPADPQLCLPSAFALSIPRSGPASDFSPGDSYTSDAASGLSDVGEGPGRIRRPSGRSPKRRPRSRLRVTSVSDQNDRVVECQLQTHNSKMVTFRFDLDGDSPEEIAAAMVYNEFILPSEQNGFLGRIREIIQRVETLLRREGGPVGATGDAPTPQQEESMIPALPGPLSLPVSETNSTSLEQRNWTSFPSSPLSPGTPLSPGYPLSPGTPFTPGPSFPITTPHLPITSSPYPFTSSQFPSSPSQFPITSSQFPSLSPFPLSSPSPFPPSLSPFPIPSSQFPPSPSSFPSTSPPSFSPNSSQIPIISSQFPQSTSFLPSSPPPFPPSCSQFTLSTSNFPSSPSPLPPPPSTPLLSLAGAFSLAVMTVAQSLLTPQPDLLPRPPSPPAPPPSPPAPPVPCVVESPPPPKAEEQSEATPSSQSLLVETRLSPITEEGKPQLVGRFQVTSPKEPTEPLLQQPTASPPGSPEPSNPLLVPESSDTEDSAGGGPETGEALAESDRVAEGLETGAEGEDGEEEREPWRGTSPTPPSQPSQVWLHYTYSGSLCLSSGDSESSGEDEEIWAELQNLRQKHLSEVETLQMMQKKEIEELYSRLGKQPPPGIVAPATMLSSRQRRISKGSFPASRRNSLQRAEPPLPVPWSPSLSIHPFSRHYEKELFKWQQHWLSRTTTKQGGDIRWGFWQDGEGEPGTEGRREADAGETSTPRFFLSPKSAQSFLFSL from the exons atgcTGGCCCCCCCTGCTCCGGAACCCCCCGTTCCTATGTCTCAGACCGAGGCGGACCTGGCGCTGAGGTCCCCGCAGCCTCCTGCTCCTGCCGGGGTCCCCCGCCTCGGCCCCGCACCCCGGCGGATGCGTCGCTTCTCCGGAAAAGGGGAGCTCCGACCACGCTCCACACGTTTCAGCCGCCGCAGTTCGGTGGACCTGGGGCTCCTGAGCACTTGGTCTGAGCCCGCCCCGCCCCTCCCTGATCCCCCGGGCCCTCCGGATTTAAGCCGCCCGGGCTCCCCCAAGTCTTTACAGTCTAGCTCCAGGGAGCAGGCGGAGGGCGCACCGAGCGGGGGTCCTGCAGGGAAGCCGGGAGATCTAGGGCGTCCGGAACTCTCAGGGTCGGGGGGAGGCCTGGGTTTCGGGGAGATGCTGCAGAGCCCCGGTGGGATGGCGCCTGAGAGGCTACGAgagcaggaggagaaggaagatacGGAGACGCAGGCTGTGGCCACGTCCCCGGACGGTCGCTATCTTAAGTTCGACATCGAGATCGGACGTGGCTCCTTTAAGACTGTCTACAGGGGTTTGGACACGGATACTACGGTGGAGGTCGCTTGGTGTGAACTGCAG acTCGAAAACTGTCCCGGGCAGAGAGGCAGCGTTTCTCTGAAGAGGTGGAGATGCTGAAAGGGCTACAGCACCCGAATATCGTCCGCTTCTACGACTCGTGGAAATCTGTGCTGAAGGGCCAAGTCTGCATCGTGCTAGTCACAGAACTTATGACTTCGGGCACGCTCAAGAC ATACCTGAGGCGATTCCGTGAAATGAAGCCTCGGGTCCTTCAGCGCTGGAGCCGACAGATCCTGCGTGGGCTGCACTTCCTGCACTCTCGGGATCCCCCTATCTTGCACAGAGACCTCAAGTGTGACAATGTCTTTATTACGGGTCCCACTGGCTCAGTCAAGATCGGGGACCTTGGTCTGGCCACGTTGAAGCGCACCTCTTTTGCCAAGAGCGTCATCG GGACCCCGGAATTCATGGCACCTGAGATGTACGAGGAGAAATACGATGAGGCAGTGGATGTGTATGCATTTGGCATGTGCATGTTGGAGATGGCCACTTCTGAATACCCCTATTCTGAGTGCCAGAATGCTGCCCAAATCTATCGCAAGGTCACTTCG GGCACCAAGCCTAATAGCTTTCACAAAGTGAAGGTACCAGAGGTGAAGGAGATAATTGAAGGCTGTATCCGCACCGATAAGAATGAGAG GTTCACCATCCAAGATCTCCTGGCCCACGCCTTCTTTCGAGAAGAGCGGGGTGTGCATGTGGAACTGGCAGAGGAGGATGATGGGGAAAAGCAGGGCCTGAAGCTGTGGTTGCGAATGGAAGATGCCAGGAGGGCTGGCCGTCCTCGAGACAACCAGGCCATTGAGTTTCTATTCCAGCTAGGAAGGGATGCGGCTGAGGAGGTGGCCCAAGAAATG GTGGCCCTGGGACTAGTCTGTGAAGCCGATTACCAGCCCGTAGCTAGAGCTGTTAGAGAAAGGGTTGCTGCCATCCAACGAAAAAGGGAGAAGCTTCGGAGAGCTCGGGAAACAGAGTCACTCCCACCACCCCCAGGACCACCTCCAGTAGTTGCCCCAACAGCTCCTGGTCCCGAAGCTCCCTTCCCCCCTGAACCTGAGGAACCAGAGGCAGATCAGCACCAGCCATTCCTTTTCCGTCATGCCAGTTACTCCTCTACCACTT CGGATTGTGAAACTGATGGCTATGTCAGCTCCTCTGGTTTCATTGAAACTTCAGAGTCAGTGCCCCAGCCCCCTGGAAGTGTACCATCCAGCCCTGCTGATCCCCAGCTCTGTCTGCCTTCG GCCTTTGCTTTGTCCATTCCTCGATCTGGTCCAGCCAGTGACTTTTCTCCTGGGGATAG tTATACTTCAGATGCGGCATCAGGACTCAGTGATGTAGGAGAAGGGCCAGGAAGAATAAGGAGACCTTCTGGAAGGAGTCCAAAGCGCAGACCCCGATCCCGTCTACGTGTTACCAGT GTATCGGACCAGAATGATCGAGTCGTTGAGTGTCAGTTGCAAACACACAACAGCAAGATGGTGACCTTCCGATTCGACTTGGATGGAGACAGTCCTGAGGAGATTGCTGCAGCCAtg GTATATAATGAGTTCATTCTGCCATCTGAGCAGAATGGATTTCTTGGCCGGATTCGGGAAATTATTCAGCGTGTGGAGACGTTgctaaggagagaagggggtccTGTGGGGGCCACTGGAGATGCCCCAACTCCCCAG CAGGAGGAGTCTATGATACCAGCTCTCCCTGGCCCCCTCTCACTCCCAGTCAGTG AGACCAACAGTACCTCTCTAGAACAGAGAAACTGgacatccttcccttcctctcctctgtctcctggAACCCCCTTGTCACCAGGGTACCCCCTATCTCCTGGGACCCCCTTTACTCCAGGTCCTTCCTTTCCCATCACAACCCCCCATTTACCTATCACATCTTCCCCATACCCCTTCACttcctctcagtttccttccagTCCCTCCCAGTTCCCCATCACATCTTCCCAGTtccccagtctctctcctttccctcttagTTCTCCATCCCCATTTCCCCCTagcctctccccattccccatcCCATCCTCCCAGTTTCCCCCAagcccctcttcctttccctccacttCTCCACCCTCATTCTCCCCTAATTCCTCCCAAATTCCCATCATATCCTCCCAGTTCCCCCAAAGTACTTCATTTCTGCCCAGTTCTCCACCTCCATTCCCGCCTAGTTGCTCCCAATTCACACTCAGTACTTCTAACTTTCCTTCAAGTCcatctcctcttcccccacccccttcaactCCGCTCCTTTCTCTGGCTGGTGCCTTTTCTTTGGCTGTGATGACTGTGGCTCAGTCCCTGCTAACACCCCAACCTGACCTCCTTCCCCGACCTCCAAGCCCCCCAGCCCCTCCACCAAGTCCCCCAGCTCCCCCTGTACCCTGTGTCGTGGAGAGTCCTCCACCACCCAAAGCTGAGGAGCAAAGTGAG GCCACCCCCAGTTCTCAGTCGCTCCTGGTTGAAACCAGGCTGTCACCCATCACAGAAG AAGGGAAGCCACAGCTTGTTGGGCGTTTCCAAGTGACTTCACCAAAGGAACCAACTGAACCCCTTCTCCAACAGCCAACAGCTTCACCTCCGGGTTCCCCAGAACCTTCCAACCCCCTGCTGGTCCCTGAGAGTTCAGACACAGAGGACAGTGCTGGAGGAGGACCAGAGACTGGGGAGGCTCTGGCTGAGAGCGATCGGGTGGCAGAGGGTCTGGAGACTGGAGCTGAgggggaggatggggaagaggagagggagccgtggaggggcaccagccccacTCCTCCAAGCCAGCCCAGCCAGGTGTGGTTGCACTACACATACAGCGGCAGCCTGTGTCTGAGCAGCGGGGACTCAGAGAGCAGCGGGGAGGATGAAGAGATCTGGGCGGAACTGCAGAATCTTCGTCAGAA ACACCTGTCTGAGGTGGAGACGTTGCAGATGATGCAGAAGAAAGAGATTGAGGAACTCTACAGCAGGCTAGGGAAGCAGCCCCCACCAGGCATAGTGGCTCCTGCTACCATGCTCTCCAGCCGTCAGCGCCGCATCTCCAAGGGCAGCTTCCCTGCCTCTCGTAGAAACAGCCTGCAGCGAGCAGAGCCCCCACTCCCTG TTCCCTGGTCCCCTTCACTCAGTATCCATCCTTTCTCCAGGCATTATGAGAAGGAACTCTTTAAGTGGCAGCAGCACTGGCTCTCAAGAACAACGACCAAGCAAGGGGGTGACATTCGCTGGGGATTTTGGCAGGATGGTGAGGGGGAGCCAGGGACTGAGGGCAGAAGGGAGGCAGATGCTGGGGAAACTTCTACCCCaagatttttcctttctcccaagtCGGCtcagtcctttcttttttccctttag